Genomic window (Magnolia sinica isolate HGM2019 chromosome 10, MsV1, whole genome shotgun sequence):
attaaaaaaaaaaaaaaaaaagaatcctcGAAGATTTCATTTCACAGGAAAATATACAGCCATTTAGGAGGGTCCATACAAAAAGGAGAGGACCCTCCTATCATATAACTCAATTTGTACAAGAACAGCCCGAAAAGGAAAAGGCAAAACGAAGAAACAAAATGAACCCCATCTACATGAGCCTTATGTTTCCTATACCAGCTTTATCCAAGACTAGGGACCCACGCACTAGTCTTGGAAGGGCGACGCCCGAATCATACAAGCTATTCGGGCAACCTTCACTAGCCATCCTGGCCAAGGCATCTGCAACCAAGTTGCCTTCTCGGTAAATGTGGCTGAAATGAAGATTAAGGGAACGCCGAAAGATCTGAATTTCTCCCAGCTTGTACCAGATGTTCCAAGAGCTGTGGCAGAAAGGATTTTCAGCCGAATTAGCAATGGTCATCGAATCAGATTCCACGATGATATTGGACAACGGATCAGATTAGGCCATAGAGTGGGCCATCCATTGAAaaaccaaaccaattagacaatcctatccatcacTTACAACCATCAATATAAATGTCATTAATACACTAGCACACGCTCATGGAATTAAGAGATCTAAAGTAAATATAAAACATACAGAAACCAAACTACTCCCACTTAGATTGAATCAGATGAGTTTGATTAAAATCATAAGTTAGAACCAAACTCCCATCCATCCTTCTCAAAACAAACCTCTCCACCAACATATAACAACCAAACTTCCTCCATCCATTCACTCCTTCAAACTCCTCCATCCTCCCCACCCTCACATCTTTCTCTTTCCCCTCAATCCAACCCCCTCTGCAAGCTTCCCATTTCATTTTATCTACGACTGCCATACTCAATCCCACACCCGtgctattaggtggaccacttaCCCACTTCAACCCATCAGCCACACGTGTGGCGGCTTCCTTACCAGAGACTGTCGTGGTCTCCCTTCGCACAGTTGTTTTCACTACCACAGCATTCTGTTCAGTGCCGTGGTTTCTCACACATGTGGATCTCATCCCACATCTGTTCCAGATAGATCTCATAAAACATGGAATTTTTCATTTGATCTTTTGAGCTAGTACCTTCTTCCTTAATGAACATGAAAGGGATGTACCACTTTCCTACTACAACGCTTGTTGAATGCTTGCTAGAGATTGGGAAGCCAAATATTGGTAGACGGACGCGAAGAGAGAGATCAACGCCGTGAGCCTCGCCTAGTTGGAAGTCGTGTGGAGTTTTTGTGTATACTTCCCAACCTTTTCTTCTCAAGAACAATGGAGGGAACCCATCTGGCGCGAGGATTTGGCAACGAAACGACCACTACGTCGGCAAATGATCTCTACCTGCTGATACATATCCCTGTGGTCTAGAGCTCTTGGCTTCACATCCTTGACGCACTTTCAAAAACAACGTGTCCATGTCCTCCTCCTTTGAACATGTGCATGCATTCCCGAAAAGCCCATCAAAACATACCGTTAGAAATTGTGAGGTCTAGTTTGAACACATACAAATTCGTGTATCGGGTGATTCTAAAATCATCTCATTCACAAAGTGTGGcagttgatgcatttgtggaacCATGAAAATGTTTGACCTTACTCCTACTACATGTTTCCTCTGATTCCAACTGCATAAATTTTATTGAAGAGATCTATCCGAGATCTCAGCCAAAGATCTCGGACAATAACCGCAACACAGATCTTCCCAAGATCTCAGTTGAAGATCTCAGAAGATAATCACGACACGCTCGGGATACGATTCCTTCTATAATATGCACCTACTAAGTAGGAAGATTGCTATCTATGCCACTATACCTATTAGCTATAAATAAAAGCCTCTCCAAtgatgaaaggtacacacaacctAACACATAAATCACACCCAAAAAATCTTATGTTCTACTAAACCTAGTTTGCATATGAGCCAACAAGTCATCTTATTCATGAATTGGAGATCCAATAGGGGAAGTGGAAAATTATGAgagaatccaaacacgccctaaaattatttgtgcCCAAACGCAGTTAAATAGTTTATTGGCAGTGCAAGTGGCAACATAGGGATCTAGTAAATGAATTGAGGAAACACACCTACACACAATCAATTCGACCACCACAAGACTACAAAAGAAAATAGCCAAACCAAAGTCCAAAAGtcgaagcaaaaaagaaaaatagtacACAAAGAGGCATATAAATTTACATGGTTCAACAATATGCCTCCGTCCATTGAATGCAGGCATTTTTACTCAACGCTATACATAGGTCTATCACAAGCACACAATAGTACTTGAATCAATCTAGCCCACTCATTTGATGGGCCATATATACTAATATCGTTCAACAATTTTATTATCTTATAAAGATCATAGGAAGAAATACAAAATCAAGGGGTAAGCTGTGCCGGGAACTTAGAAAACCCTACTTGTCATGTGAGGATTGGTCAggtaccaatggacctcatggagCCACTAGACCAATCACTGCATCACAGTACCAGGCTGCATTTTGGCTCATGGCTGTTTTAAAAGATGAGAAAAATAATCTGTGATTTA
Coding sequences:
- the LOC131217342 gene encoding uncharacterized protein LOC131217342, producing MRRRRRVSGGCVKIINKIQNLPFPQNKILRVRCTKNYGDGRTVYSDKAYFIPVLDQPLSSNRYYVIPAGWKYKGKHSTSVVVGKWYIPFMFIKEEGTSSKDQMKNSMFYEIYLEQMWDEIHMETTTVSGKEAATRVADGLKWVSGPPNSTGVGLSMAVVDKMKWEACRGGWIEGKEKDVRVGRMEEFEGVNGWRKFGCYMLVERFVLRRMDGSLVLTYDFNQTHLIQSKWE